The Actinoplanes sp. N902-109 genomic interval CGCTGGCCTGCTCGGACGAGGGCCGGGTGGTGGCCCTGTCAGCGGTGGGTGCGGCGGTCGCGGTCGACCCGGACGGCCGGGTCCAGTGGCGGACCGCGCCGGGCGTCGCGCCGGCCGGGTCGCTCGCGATCGCCGGTGATCTCGTGGCCGTGGGCGGGGGCCCGGTGAAACCGGTGCTGCTGACGCTGGCGACCGGCGTGCGGATGAGCTGAGGCCGGCCGGAACCGACTCCGGCCCGGTTTTCGCCGCTCGGCAACGGGTCACCCGCCCGGCGGCCGGTGGGCAGCAAACGCGGTGCGTTCAGCGCTGCTCGCCGGCGAACTGCTGGGTACCCAGGACGGTCAGCAGTCTCAGCTTGCTCTCGGCCTCGCTGCGCGGTGCGGCGGTCAGCACGAGCAGGAGCTGCGACTCGTCCTCGGTGAGCAGAACCTGGCAGTCGACCTCGATCGGGCCCGTCTGCGGGTGCAGCAGCACCTTGTGGTCGTCGAACCGGCGGGCGACCTCGTGGTCCGCCCAGAGCCGGGCGAACTCGGGGCTGCGGGCGATCAACTCACGCACCATCTCACCGGCGCGGGACGCCGCACCCAGCAGTCCGTAGGCCGCGCGCAGCGACGCGACCTGCGCGCGGCTCTGCCGCTCCCAGTCGTCGGCCGGGTAGTGGGACCGCTCCTGCTCGGGATAAACGAACCAGCGGAAGAAGCTGCTGCGCTCCATGCCCTCGAACGCGCTGGCATCCCCGAGCAGCGCCCGCGCGGGCTCGTTCTGCACCAGCGTCTCGCCCAGCGCGTTGAGGATCAGCGCCGGGGTGTCGGTCAGCCGGTCGAAGATGCGCATCAGCCCCGGGGCGACATAGTCGGAGACGGCCACCCGGTCCGGCGCGCTGTGCCCGGCCACCCGGTAGAGGTAGTCGCGTTCGTCCGCGGTGAGCCGCAGGGCGCGGGCCAGCGCGCCGAGCATCTGCGGGCTGGGCTGCGGGCCGCGACGCTGTTCCAGGCGCGTGTAGTAGTTGGCCGACATCGTGGCGAGCTGCGCCACCTCCTCGCGGCGCAGCCCGGCCGTCCGGCGCCGGGGTCCCGGGCTCAGCCCGACGTCCGAGGGCTGCAGCTCCTCGCGCCGCCGCACGAGAAAATCGGCCAGTGCTCCGCGATCCATCTGTGCAGTATCGACGGTGCGGGCGAGCGGAGACAGGGATCCGCGGTCCCCCCACAGGCGGTGGCTGGAACCGGCCGCCCGGCGCACCCAGACTCGGCACCATGAACATCAGCGGGAACACCATCTTCATCCCCGGCGCGACCAGCGGCATCGGCCTGGCCCTGGCGCTGGCCCTGCAGGCCCGGGGCAACGAGGTCGTCATCGGCGGGCGCCGCACCGAGCTGCTCGACCGGATCGTCGCCGAGCACCCCGGTGTCCACGCCTACCGCATCGACACCGCCGACCCGCAGAGCATCGCGGACGTCTCGAAGCAGGTCATCGCCGAACACCCGGACGTCAACGTGGTGATCCCGATGGCCGGCATCATGCGCGTCGAGGACTGGACCACCCCGGCCGGATTCCTCGACGCGGCCGAACAGATCGTCACCACCAACCTGCTCGGCCCGATCCGCCTGATCGCCGCCTTCATCGAGCACCTGCGCAGCAAGCCGGCCGCGACCATCGTCACCGTCTCGTCCGGCCTGGCGTTCGCCCCGCTGGCCATCACCGCCAGCTACAACGCCACCAAGGCCGCGATCCACATGCTCAGCGAGTCGATCCGGCTGCAGCTGGCCGGCACGCCGGTCGAGGTGCTCGAGCTGGAGCCGCCGTCGGTGGCCACCGATCTGCTGCCCGGCCACAAGGACAACCCCACCGCGATGCCGCTCGACGAGTTCGTCGCCGAGGTGCTGGAGCTGATCGCCACCCGGCCCGAGGCGACCGAGATCCAGGTCGAGCGGGTGAAGTTCCTGCGGTACGGCGAGGCGCGGGGCGATTACGCGCAGGTCGTCGCGGCTCTCAACCAGTACGAGGCATAGGAAAAAGCAGACCAGCCTCCTAGGATGGCTGGGCCATATGGCGTCCGCCACGGGCGCCGATACGCGAGTTTCGATCGCATTTGCGGAGTTATCTGGTTACGTTGAGTGCGTGCCAGGTGGGCCAGGAGCTAGCACACGGCGACGCGCGGCTCTTCCCGTCGTCGTCCTGCTGATCGTGCTGTCGGGTGTGCTGGGACCGGCCACGAGTGCCGCCGCGGCCGGGAGCTACGTGCTCGCGGTGGCCGGCGGCACGGGCGCGACGGGCAGTCCCGTGCCGGGGCCGGTGAGTGCCAGCCCCCTCGGGCAGCCCTCGGCGATCACCAGCGACCCGTCCGGCACGTCGTACCTCTTCGTGGGGACGG includes:
- a CDS encoding helix-turn-helix transcriptional regulator; translated protein: MDRGALADFLVRRREELQPSDVGLSPGPRRRTAGLRREEVAQLATMSANYYTRLEQRRGPQPSPQMLGALARALRLTADERDYLYRVAGHSAPDRVAVSDYVAPGLMRIFDRLTDTPALILNALGETLVQNEPARALLGDASAFEGMERSSFFRWFVYPEQERSHYPADDWERQSRAQVASLRAAYGLLGAASRAGEMVRELIARSPEFARLWADHEVARRFDDHKVLLHPQTGPIEVDCQVLLTEDESQLLLVLTAAPRSEAESKLRLLTVLGTQQFAGEQR
- a CDS encoding SDR family oxidoreductase, whose product is MNISGNTIFIPGATSGIGLALALALQARGNEVVIGGRRTELLDRIVAEHPGVHAYRIDTADPQSIADVSKQVIAEHPDVNVVIPMAGIMRVEDWTTPAGFLDAAEQIVTTNLLGPIRLIAAFIEHLRSKPAATIVTVSSGLAFAPLAITASYNATKAAIHMLSESIRLQLAGTPVEVLELEPPSVATDLLPGHKDNPTAMPLDEFVAEVLELIATRPEATEIQVERVKFLRYGEARGDYAQVVAALNQYEA